A single Drosophila miranda strain MSH22 chromosome XR, D.miranda_PacBio2.1, whole genome shotgun sequence DNA region contains:
- the LOC117186662 gene encoding uncharacterized protein LOC117186662 — MSIKFTEAFDKLLDKIHNLEESWSKEEEEITQKIYQAFHDTISIFKGTLSHLKETNIQKKKYQTWIQLTMPFPIYPHKLWEGTYAALYKLRAPRNVRHPAVQNAYVVPERLRSLFDTDLKRAVGGIGEVTCQSGKVFTLSAESKKGDIDHYSIDATGPGNGQLSYHFLLALKFSNDPKMYIPFFGEHLIKGAQFMVQKEPIQLDEFIAKAMSVKKFLDHLGEKHNEVTNQPYFRENIKNQTVSDAVLKTLKSAIMLSKNPERLSLIYNKLEHFKQVDSVELSELMALIDLN; from the exons ATGTCGATCAAATTCACGGAGGCGTTTGATAAGCTATTAGACAAAATACACAATTTAGAGGAGTCTTGGTCGAAGGAGGAGGAAGAAATTACCCAGAAAATATATCAAGCATTCCACGATACAATTTCCATTTTCAAGGGGACACTGTCCCATTTGAAGGAAACCA ATATTCAAAAGAAGAAGTATCAGACATGGATTCAGCTGACAATGCCATTCCCGATTTATCCGCATAAACTGTGGGAAGGCACATACGCAGCCCTTTATAAGCTGAGGGCTCCCCGGAATGTACGCCATCCAGCTGTTCAAAATGCATATGTAGTGCCAGAGAGGTTGAGATCTTTGTTTGACACCGACCTGAAAAGAGCTGTTGGCGGTATTGGTGAGGTCACTTGCCAGAGTggcaaggtcttcactctcaGTGCTGAATCGAAAAAAGGGGACATAGACCATTATTCAATTGATGCCACTGGGCCCGGCAATGGTCAGCTTAGCTACCATTTTTTACTTGCTCTAAAATTTTCGAATGATCCGAAAATGTACATCCCCTTTTTTGGGGAGCACCTTATCAAGGGGGCACAGTTCATGGTACAAAAGGAGCCAATACAACTTGATGAGTTTATCGCAAAAGCGATGTCAGTCAAAAAATTCCTGGATCATTTGGGAGAAAAACACAACGAAGTGACCAACCAACCTTACTTTCGAGAAAACATTAAAAATCAAACTGTCAGCGATGCAGTGCTTAAG ACTCTGAAGTCCGCGATAATGCTCTCCAAAAATCCCGAACGTTTGTCCTTGATTTACAACAAGCTGGAGCATTTCAAGCAAGTGGACAGTGTGGAGCTCTCTGAACTTATGGCACTGATTGATctcaattaa